The following is a genomic window from Anopheles aquasalis chromosome 3, idAnoAquaMG_Q_19, whole genome shotgun sequence.
CTTCGTTTTCCCCTTCTACGAGagaataataaaaatcatatGAGTACAGTAGCGAAggcttttttttactaaacCAAAAAAGACTTGCTGGTGATGATCCCTGCTTAATTTTCAGGATCTGTATATAAGGGACTTATGTATGTTAAACAAAGGAAATACCCCAGAGAGCTGCAAATGATTATTCTGCCTCTTTTTGTTACTTTTATTTGATCATTGTGCTAACAAAAGATTTATTGTACAAACGGGATTGAAACAGCATATTTCAAAAGCAAAGTTAAATGTTAATTTGCATTGAATACTAAATTTAAAAtgtccttttcctcttctcacACAGTGCGACAGCGAACCATCATCTCAATTGGCTACAAAAATCAACTTTGATAACCAAAATTGGTCGCCGACTGTAAACGCACCACAAATGTAGTGATTTGACATTGGATCACAAACCCAACATGTGCATACGGGCACAAAACAGCCGAAGCACGAACGAAAGAGCCACCGATAAACGCTTCCCTTCATGAAACGGTGCGTTAccgatgcaacagcagcagcagcaaaccccaTTTTGCCGAGGGAAACGATCCTCTTCGGTCGATTTTGCGGTCAGTTAGTTTCAATTAATCAACCACAATACGGGATATTTCCGCCTCACTATCCCCTCTCTCTCATCGAGTCTCGAGTGCTCTAAACCCAAACGGAGacagtggcgatggtgatttCTTGAGCGTCCGCTTTAGCACTCAAGCGTTGTACGTGGAACCTTCGATGGTCCACTTGGTTTCGATTAATAAGCGAGCGGAGCCAGggaaaacgatgatgatggcggcggcggcggcggcggcatatTTTCCGCCAAATGCATTAGATAGCGATCAGAGAGGGTGGTTTGGCGTGCATACAATCAATTATGAGCGTACTTCTTCCTCTACTTGGCCGTTGTGAGTGCATCGAGAGAATatgcatcacaaaaaaaaaactcttggCCAAGATTGCATTTAGCCCCGTTTAAACTGTGCCAGGCCCCGGGAGGAACTAGAACTGATGGAGGACGGCAAATTAATGAAATGTGCTTCATCGTGTGTTAGTTAGGATTGTATGTTTGGTCAACGTAAAACCCCTTTCGACACCACTTGATCAGTCCGAGTTGGCGGGATTGTTGTGCGTGCGCAATTATACAAATCAGCCTTTCGAGCAAAAATGGCATTTCCGGTCTGAAGTGTGCACTTATGCTGAGTATGTTtgttatgataaaaatgagaaaaatatacaaaacagcatccagcatccaacaacagcacaccggAAGCTGCTAACGATCGTTGGCGAGAACAGTTTCATTCTCTTCCTTTATTTATGCTCCACCATCGCTCCACTGTCCCTCCTGCAATCCCGGTTATGTCGCATTCCGTCGCAGCATAAACTAGCATCACTGTAAATGCGGCAAAAACGCAACCGTTCCTGGACTGCCAGCGTACATTGGAGCTCTCTACATGCTCACGCAGCATTAATTCTGACTTGATGCTTACTGACCGAATGAACGAATGGGGAGCTTCTTCGTTTAGTGCTAGGTACTGTATATGTCTCTGCTTTGCGAtgtgtgaaaaaaaaacatcaggaAAAAAACGACTCTTTCCGTGTTTTTTCTGCCAACAACGCGCGCTGCATGAATGAATCCGTTTCCCATAAATACGCCAACAAATTTAACGGCACACAACCGGCTACCAGGCGAGATTACAACGGGCAGGCAGGCCGCAACGAtgccacggacggacggacggacgggactatctcgttccttcgttcgttcgcacatTCGTGTGACTTACTTCCTTCCGATTCTGTCACGgctgccgccaccggtgcTAACGTGTGCATCGCACCGGGATAGTCGTGTGAAACGTGGCCAATGGCCCTACAGGAGGACAGGATGAAAAAACTCGTTCCAAAAGAAAGGGTGAGAAAAAAACTCGCTGGGAAACAAAGTAGCCCAAGGATGTTTGCCGCATGGTGTGCCCTTGATAAGCCTCCCAGTAGCCaccacgagaaaaaaaaaatgttggatTAGAGTTGCGACTACTTAGCGACGGTGAGCTGTAGAGAAAAGTGCATCAACAGAGTGAGAGACTGTGCCAAGGTATCTTCTCTTTATGCACCGGCCAGAGATAACCCAAATCGGTTGGTACGAGAAtgtaaaaagaacaaaaaaaaaggggaaaaaagcgtAAAAAACCCCTTTTGTTGTCGAACGATAGAAAGTAGGACGTGCACTTTATGTGTGCATGCGTCTATGCGCATTTGTTTGGCAACAGAGGCGTAACGATCGCTGCCGTGGTGCTGAAGTAGCATAAAAGGGGCAAATAGAATCTCCAGAAGCCGCACTTTTTGCTTCTCCCAACAAAAATAATCCACCGTTTGTACCTCCTTTTGCTCTGTTTTTGGTCCCTTTCTTATGCTGCTAAGTATATGTAAAAGCCAAGCCAACTGCGACTACTCTTCGTTGGTCTCTTCGGAGAGTTTCGCAATAATTATAGAAATTTCCGGTTCACTTCGATCCGTCCGCGTAGAATGCACAcacgcggctgctgctgctgctgctgctgctgctcttcctccttcggTGGCACGCTACAAGCTTCGACAGTTTCATACATTCGGTGGCGACACGAACACAGACGTTCGCTCGGTTCCGTGGAGTAGAGCATATATTTTATGTCGCCCTCACAGTCTGTGcttcacacacgcgcgcccggCTGCTTTTGAGCTGACACGGCTGGGAAAGATCAGGTTTCTGCGgcgacagcaccagcaacaccgatGTGGCGGGTGTCCCGGTGCGCTAGGCACACACGAGATCATTACACTCTTGGCAAGAAACctcagagcgagagcgagcaagaggaTGCAATTTGTGGAGCTATTGGTAGATGAGACTTAAGAAACATTATGCCACACCattttgcagcataaaaaaggagttgagtgaaaaacaaaaacaacgttTTACTCCTTTATGATAAAAAAGATTCATTTTGCACAGTGCTGGTCACTAGTTcaagagcaccaccagcataagACGAACCCGCGAAACCGTGATCATTGTCACGGCGAAGAAGAACCAGCCGGCTGTTTAGCTAGCGgcgatcctcctcctcttcctccttgtcgtcgtcggtgtagGATTCCCCCATTTGCAGTGAAACCAGATTCCGGGGCCAGCTCACATGACCGAAACCAGCAGCGCAGGcaacggatggtggtggctgctgctgctgctgcaaagtcTCCAGCGCGCCCCGGCCTTCAACacatttcgcttcgtttcttgCGATTTTCTTCTGCGTTTTATTTGCTGCACCTCTTTCTTCTGCACAGCCTGGGTCTGAGCAGGTCCGGACAGGCAGAAAGGCGCTCGAGAAcgatctctctcgctgctgACCGCAGACCATTGCATGGATCgatgcaccacaccacagcataAGATCTTCAGCACCTTGGTGCAAAGGGAAGAATCTACCACGCATGGCTGGGCTCGCAGATGAGTCAACGCTTTGTTAGCCAATATCTTGGAAGGTGTGTGGTGCCTCCTGGTGTGCGTACGTGGTCAATGAAGGCGACGATCCTTATCGCATTCCATGCTCCCGGCCCCGGGTGCAAATCCGTCTAAACCTAAACTCGCCAAAGCCTCTTTCCGGACGAcgacaaaaagcaaacacgtTCGCTGGCAAACCTTTCCTCTTATCACAAATCTAGGTCGGTGTAGATAAAGCGACCAGAAGGAGGATAAGGGAATCGGAAGCCATGCCACCGACTTGCGACTTTAAAGATGTTTGCATTTCGTGATCGCTGAACTGATCGAGAACCCCCAGATCGAGAGAGCAAAtccgcgtggcgtggccagcTAACCAATCGCCGACCAACCGATTCGCGTCGTGATTCGTGGCGACAAAGGTGCAACCTTGAAATAGCGCGGCCACCTCAGAAGATGAAGCAGAGGAAGGgacgcagaagaagcagaagatgaaggtGGACATGTAAGGCAACAAATTCGTAGCTGGTTCACCCACATGATCGGTCGGATCCGGTGGGGTGCTCAGCGTTGTAGTGGCAGACGGTAACGTTGCCTCAAGGATCGGGAGGAATAGAtctaaaaaagggaagggggcTGATGCGTCACTTACCTTCTTTCGTGTGCTGCTTGGCGTTGTTCGGTGGCACCGTGTTGTTACCGAGCCCaactcctccaccacctcccccactgccaccactaccgcccATGCTGCCACTTAATCCCACGATCCCACCCATCATCACGTTGTTGCCACCCCCTACACCACCTCCAACAACGCTGCTGGCATTCACACCACTGCTCCCTCCCCCGCCATTGCCACCGGTGCCCGTTTGGTTTTTATCTACGTTGCAATACATTTTCACTTAAAACTTTACACTAATCACACTCGTGCCTGCACACCCATACAGGCCCCTGGTGCACGCACGAAACCCAAACGGGATGACACTTGGTCGTTGCCGCCACTGCCTCCTTTGGTCACACGGAGGCGAACGCACGATTCGCGGCTTTCCaccaacgcaaaaaaaaacacttccacTTCCGTTTTCCCGTCCCCGATCACCACACCGTGAAGATTCACTGCTGGAGGTGGCAcaagggataaaaaaaagcgaaattaTTAATCTGCGGCACTTCCAgcggccaaaaaccaaaacaaccgcCGTGATGATGCACTTGATGATGAAACCCACGGATTCACATCACTACCCACATGCAGGTGCATGCACCAAGCAGGGATGCACCTTCGGTGCAACAGCAggcgatgatcgatgatgagctgctgcctgctggctgctgaagGGTTGCCAGCACGCACCAGCCACTATCCGAAATTAACGGAAAcggacggcgacggcgacgacgacgacgacgacgaccgcgaccatCTCCGCGCTTCTTCACGTGAGTgagtgtttttgttatttttttttgccttcgcTGCAGTGccttctcgctcgcacacactcgctccgTCCGGTTAGCTgcctctcgctccgtttgctcTGCTGGTTGGCATCGATTCTCAagatttggttttctttttccccctcGTTTCCAGACCCAGCAGCCGCGATGGACCGCTTTTCGCTGGAacttcttttgctgctactgctatgcGACGCGACACCTTTTACGAAGAGGCCTAATCTTCTTTTCTTGGCGGATGGCGGACCGTGGCACACACCCGCGGACGTTCGCGTTCACTCGATGACCCTCGCCCGGGAGGGGGCAGATCCGGTGGCCCTGGATCGTCGCGAACCGGATCGATCACCTGACACGCACCGGTAGCACTTTGCGGTCGACGTCGAAAGTTGCGGTCCCCTTCCTCGGCGTTTGACCTCGCGGCCCTCACACACGCACTGCACTTTGCGACGACGACTGGCACGGCGAttccacggtggtggcggatgcCATCACTCCTCGGAATGGCCAGCACTCGCCTCAAACGGTTTGGCCTCTTGCGCACCTGCGGACACCTACCAGGGATGGGATTTTGCAGGGGAGTCCTTCCGGTAATatccgcgatgcgatgcgattcaCGGTGGACAGCAGCCGCTCGCGAACGACGAGTCACGACCGCGGACTTGGGAACGTCCGAAAAAAACGCCAAATGTCCAGGGTCGGCGGTATGGAAACGGACCAATTGTGGAGCTGTCATCGTTCAAACGATCCGTTTGTCTGTAGTGGTGACAGGCACTGTCATTGCGTGTGGGGTCGCGTCTCCGTTCGTAAACATCCCGATTTTCGCGGCGTCGCGATGATAAAATAGTGATTTTCGGCTGCACAGAAAACACGGCACccatcgcagcatcatcatgaagaaggagggagaagAGGTCCCGGCGCGGACGTTCAAATTATAAGTATCCAATGCCGGGGAGAGTGGTCAAGAGCCCACGGCATACTTTGACCGGCGACCCTTTGCTTCCTTTACAGCGCACCAAATCCTCAGCCTGACCGGGATCAACTTTGAGCAGAAGAGCATCATCGGCTTCGTGGAGATGACCATCGTGCCGACGAGCGATTGGTTGCCGGTGATAAAGCTCAACTGCCGCCAGTGTCGCATTTACCGGGTCATTCTGAATGATCGGTGCGAGTGCCAGTACTACTACTTTGACCCATTCCAGGACATTTGCCAGgacgaaaagaagaacaaatcgCTGGAGTACTTCTCCAAGTGCCACCTGAATGTCGCTCGCAAAACCGATGCCGATCAGAATGGGggcgagctggtggtggtcgtaccACCGGAAGCGAAATACCTGATCCGCGAGGGCCGGGGCCTGAGGGTGGGGATCGAGTTTTCGCTCGAGAACCCGCACGGTGGCATCCACTTTGTCATACCGGAAGGTGAAGGTACGATGGAGGAGCGTGGGGCGCACATGTTTACGTACGGGCACGAGAACTCATCGCGCATGTGGTTCCCCTGCATCGACAGCTACTCGGAACCGTGCACCTGGAAGCTGGAGTTTACGGTGGACAAAAACATGACGGCCGTATCGTGCGGTGAGCTGCTCGAGACCGTCATGACGCCGGATTTGCGGCGTAAAACCTTCCACTATTCCCTATCGGTGCCTGTGTGCGCCCCAAACATTGCGCTCGCGATCGGTGCCTTCGAGATACTGGTCGATCCGCACATGCACGAGGTGACACACTTCTGTCTGCCCCATCTGATGCCACTGATGCGCAACACGGTACGCTATCTGCACGAAGCGTTCGAGTTCTACGAGGAAGCGCTTTCGACGCGTTACCCGTTCTCGTGCTACAAACAGGTCTTTGTCGATGAGATCGATAGCGAGAGCAATGCGTACGCTACGATGACGATCCTGTCGACGCATCTGCTCCActcgatcgccatcatcgATCAAACGTTCCATTCGCGTAAAGTCATGTCGAAAGTGGTAGCGGAACagtttttcggttgtttcatCACGATGGAGAACTGGTCCGATGCATGGCTAGCGCGCGGTATCGCCGAATATCTTTGTGGACTGCACTCGAAGAAGTGTTTCGGTAACAATGCGTACCGTGCCTGGATCCGGGACGAGCTGGCGGAAGTGGTACGGTACGAAGAGCAGTACGGTGGCATCATACTGGACTGTAGCCAACCGCCCGCCCCACCGGCCATCTCGAGCATCAACAACCAACCGGCGGCCCCGATGAAAGCGTACAACGATAACCCGTTCTACTTCCCCATCAAGAACCTGCACACGATGTCACCGAAGTACATTGTGCTGATGCGCAAGAAGGCTCACCTGGTGATCCGTATGTTGGAGCACCGGATCGGCTTGGAGTTGCTGCTACAGGTGTTTAACAAGCAGCTAGCGCTTGCTTCGAACGCCGCCGGTACCAAGATCGGTGCCGGGCTGTGGGGCCATCTGCTGATCTCGACCAACGTGTTCACGAAGGCCATCTTCACCGTCACTGGCAAGGATATGGCCGTGTTTATCGATCAATGGGTacgcaccggtggccatgcCAAGTTCACAATGACCTCCGTGTTCAACTCAAAGCGTAATACGATTGAGCTCGAAGTCCGGCAAGATTGTGTGAACCAGCGGGGTGTCCGGAAGTACGTGGGGCCATTGCTGATTCAGTTGCAAGAACTGGACGGTACCTTCAAGCACACGCTACAGATCGAGAACATTATCGTGAAGGCGGACATTACCTGCCACTCGAAGAGTcgacgaaacaaaaagaagaaaattccGCTCTGTACTGGGGAAGAGGTGGACATGGATCTTACCATTATGGCGTAAGTCTCCGCTTTAGAAGGACGAGAAGGACCctattttatctttttctttcatttcagtGAATCTCCCGTGCTATGGATACGGCTCGATCCTGAGATGACGCTGCTTCGCTCCGTCAACATCGAGCAACCGGATTTTCAGTGGCAATTTCAGTTGCGCCACGAGCGGGATGTGACCGCTCAGCTCGATGCTATTCAAGCGCTGGAGAAGTACGCCACTCCACAGGCCCGCCTTGCACTAACCGATACGATCGAGAACGAGCGTATCTTCTACGAGGTGCGCTGTCAAGCGGCCCTTTGCCTTACGAAGGTGGCAAACGCCATGGTCACCTCCTGGCAGGGACCACCGGCGATGCTGACGATTTTTAAGAAGTTTTTCGGCTCCTACAGTGCCCCACACATCATACGGCAGAACAACTTTACCAACTTTCAACATTATTTCCTCCAAAAAACGATCCCCGTTGCAATGGCTGGGTTGCGGACGGCACACGGTATTTGTCCACCGGAGGTGATACGCTTTCTGCTCGATCTGTTCAAGTACAACGACAATTCGAAGAACCACTACTCGGATAACTACTATCGGGCGGCACTGGTGGAGGCTCTCGGCAACACGATCACACCCATCATCTCCGTCGTGCACCAGGGCCGAGCGCTTTCATCGGAGAACCTGTCAGCGGATGCAAAGTAGGAGCTACTGTCGAAGTATGGAACGAGAATAGCCcattaatgcattttttccACGTTTTTAGGCTTGTGCTGGAGGAGGTTACACGAATCTTGAATCTGGAGAAGCATCTACCGTCCTACAAGTACACGGTCTCGATCGCTTGCCTAAAGGTGATTCGGAAACTCCAGAAATGTGGCCATCTGCCGACAAATCCGAAGATCTATCGTAGCTACGCAGCGTACGGCCAGTACATCGATGTGCGTCTGGCCGCGATGGAGTGTTTGGTCGATTATGTGAAGATCGATGGTCGGTGGGAAGATTTGGAGCATCTGATCGATCTGCTGGAgacggatccggatccgatgGCACGCCATCAGCTGGGACGGCTGTTGATCGATGCTATGCCGTTCGATAAAGGCAATCGGCATCGGTTGGATCGCGAGGAGCTTGCGGTGCGCATTTTCGAGAACATGAAGTAAGAAAAAGTCCCATGGCCAATGGTGGACTAATGGAATTGTAATACATTAAATCCATAACCCTTTTCCCTTGCAGTAGCAAACTCTCCCACGACACGAAGCTACGGTGCGATATGGTCGATCTCTATTATGCTCTGTACGGTACCCGGATGCCCCAGTGTTTGACGACCCAGGAGTTGGGGAATCTGCTGCGTGTTCACAAGCAAAGCTTCGGTAGCTCCTCAACGGATCGTAACAGCCGAAGGGCTTCTCCCTCGACGGATGAAATCGATCTCGGACCGTACTATGTGACGGAAATGAAACGGGAACGTCGCTCCAACACACCGGAACCCGTTGATCGAAATGATTCATATGATACGCCTCGCATTGGCACAAACTCACagccaacagcaacggcaacgaccGTGAGAAGCCGTGAGGTTTCCCCATTCACCGAGGACCTTCGTCGGCAGGAGCGCGAAGAGAATGAACGGGTTGCGCGTGAGaatcaaatcatcatcgaaacGATGGAGGCCAGCATCAAGGCGGAAGCGATCGAGAATGAAAGCAAAGGAACAAAATCGAATGTCGCTTCGGGGGTGGCACCAATTCCTGTCCCCTCGGTTAAGGAAGAAATTATCGATCTGGACGATACGGATACACCGACGAGCGCACACGAGGGACAACCGGCGGCCAAGAAGATGAAGTCAGAGTTTTACTCCGACAACTCGATATCGCTTCCGGGCATCAATACGGGTAACTCGCAGCCGGCCGGACCGACCGGGTTCGAGCCTGGTATGTTTGGAGCACTGGCCAGCGCTAAGATTAGTGGCGATCTATCCGATCCAAACACTTCCAAAATCGATGGAACTAAGGTAGAGTACCGGCGTCACTGCTTCATCCCTTTCCCATTGATCACCCCTTTGGTGTTTCTTATCTACGttttagaaaaagaaaaagaaagataagAAGAAGCATAAACACAAGCAtaagcacaagcacaacaaGGACAAGGATCGGGATCGCGACCGGGACAAGGACCGTGAGCGGGACAAGagcaaagagaaggaaaagaaggatcCCAACATAGTGCGCGTGATCCGGGAGGAGACGCAGGAGACGCTCAGCTCGGCCGATAGCTCCAGCCGGGACAGCAATCCGACGACGGTCGATTTGACGTTGTAACTGGGTggcttatttttcttttcaacatCTTTTATCTTTAAAATGTAGATAAACTACTAAATATCATCGAGACGCAAATGTAATTTTTGAATTCATCTGAAACTCACAAAAAGGGTGATTTCCATACAAAAAGAACAAGGATATTTATATGCTTTGTGAATTCCAAAAGGGTAGAAAGTGGCACTACCACATCGACAGTTTGACAGCTGCGCCCGAACCGTAAACACGTGCAGCCGGCGTCCAAGTTGTGTTTCGTCACCCATTAATGCGGGTTTTTGTGTAAAAAGGAGCCGAATTCCAGTCCAGCCATGACCAGCGTGGGAAAGGAGAACAGTTTCCTGATATACAAGGGGATTAACTTCCTCAAGCAGCGCCTGCTGCTTTCGACACTGAGCGGTAAACCGATCCAGGTGCGAGAAATACGAGCGCTCGATGAGACGAATCCCGGCCTGCAGGGCTACGAAATGAGCCTCCTACAGTTGCTGGACAAAGTGACGAACGGAACGCGTACCCGGGTGGAGCGGGATGGGTGCTCGTTTGTCTACCAACCGggcctgctggctggcggaacCATCAATCACGATTGCGATCCCGGACGAGGAATCGGATACTATctggatgtgctgctggcgcttgGACCGTTTTGTAAAAATCCCCTACAGGTCACACTGACGGGAGTTACCAACAGCAAAGAGTGTCCGTCTGTCGATCATATCAAGGCATCGGCAATGCCGACGTTGAAGCGATTTCTGCTTGTGGACGATggattggaattgaagattctGAAACGTGGTATGATGCCGGATGGTGGCGGAGAGATTACGTTCCGCTGCCCTGTTCGCAAACAGCTGAAAGCGATTCAATGCACCAAGCAATCGATGGTCAAACGGATACGCGGTACCGCGTACTGCT
Proteins encoded in this region:
- the LOC126574625 gene encoding transcription initiation factor TFIID subunit 2; this translates as MKKEGEEVPARTFKLAHQILSLTGINFEQKSIIGFVEMTIVPTSDWLPVIKLNCRQCRIYRVILNDRCECQYYYFDPFQDICQDEKKNKSLEYFSKCHLNVARKTDADQNGGELVVVVPPEAKYLIREGRGLRVGIEFSLENPHGGIHFVIPEGEGTMEERGAHMFTYGHENSSRMWFPCIDSYSEPCTWKLEFTVDKNMTAVSCGELLETVMTPDLRRKTFHYSLSVPVCAPNIALAIGAFEILVDPHMHEVTHFCLPHLMPLMRNTVRYLHEAFEFYEEALSTRYPFSCYKQVFVDEIDSESNAYATMTILSTHLLHSIAIIDQTFHSRKVMSKVVAEQFFGCFITMENWSDAWLARGIAEYLCGLHSKKCFGNNAYRAWIRDELAEVVRYEEQYGGIILDCSQPPAPPAISSINNQPAAPMKAYNDNPFYFPIKNLHTMSPKYIVLMRKKAHLVIRMLEHRIGLELLLQVFNKQLALASNAAGTKIGAGLWGHLLISTNVFTKAIFTVTGKDMAVFIDQWVRTGGHAKFTMTSVFNSKRNTIELEVRQDCVNQRGVRKYVGPLLIQLQELDGTFKHTLQIENIIVKADITCHSKSRRNKKKKIPLCTGEEVDMDLTIMAESPVLWIRLDPEMTLLRSVNIEQPDFQWQFQLRHERDVTAQLDAIQALEKYATPQARLALTDTIENERIFYEVRCQAALCLTKVANAMVTSWQGPPAMLTIFKKFFGSYSAPHIIRQNNFTNFQHYFLQKTIPVAMAGLRTAHGICPPEVIRFLLDLFKYNDNSKNHYSDNYYRAALVEALGNTITPIISVVHQGRALSSENLSADAKLVLEEVTRILNLEKHLPSYKYTVSIACLKVIRKLQKCGHLPTNPKIYRSYAAYGQYIDVRLAAMECLVDYVKIDGRWEDLEHLIDLLETDPDPMARHQLGRLLIDAMPFDKGNRHRLDREELAVRIFENMNSKLSHDTKLRCDMVDLYYALYGTRMPQCLTTQELGNLLRVHKQSFGSSSTDRNSRRASPSTDEIDLGPYYVTEMKRERRSNTPEPVDRNDSYDTPRIGTNSQPTATATTVRSREVSPFTEDLRRQEREENERVARENQIIIETMEASIKAEAIENESKGTKSNVASGVAPIPVPSVKEEIIDLDDTDTPTSAHEGQPAAKKMKSEFYSDNSISLPGINTGNSQPAGPTGFEPGMFGALASAKISGDLSDPNTSKIDGTKKKKKKDKKKHKHKHKHKHNKDKDRDRDRDKDRERDKSKEKEKKDPNIVRVIREETQETLSSADSSSRDSNPTTVDLTL
- the LOC126574627 gene encoding probable RNA 3'-terminal phosphate cyclase-like protein; this encodes MTSVGKENSFLIYKGINFLKQRLLLSTLSGKPIQVREIRALDETNPGLQGYEMSLLQLLDKVTNGTRTRVERDGCSFVYQPGLLAGGTINHDCDPGRGIGYYLDVLLALGPFCKNPLQVTLTGVTNSKECPSVDHIKASAMPTLKRFLLVDDGLELKILKRGMMPDGGGEITFRCPVRKQLKAIQCTKQSMVKRIRGTAYCCKVSPAMANRAVEHAKGVMLNFLPDVYINTDQHKGKRSGNSPGYGINLVAETTDGTCFAAEALCKTMDQPGNPSIPEDVGRDAGMRLLDEIYRGGCVDSAFQWLVALYMALAQKDVSKFLIGPLSQYTIYFLQHLREFFGITFKLENAVEDEGEELIEGDELAGSNKVTLTCVGIGYSNYSKRVN